From Methanobacterium congolense, one genomic window encodes:
- a CDS encoding methanogen output domain 1-containing protein — translation MLSDFYEFLLQSVPSSTSKNDPNIKKEILRVFQKRLERELKNDFLNEMESYQINKDPGEDSIMESHLEFYRTFLKQYLSSLGIEAEFEENNEKLFLVLNNCPWIHECEKNHIFCLNCQAIAETILKWINLTGTVKNKSNIANGSSNCIFTFNF, via the coding sequence ATATTATCAGATTTCTATGAATTCCTTCTTCAGTCTGTACCTTCTTCTACTTCCAAAAATGATCCAAACATCAAAAAAGAAATTTTAAGAGTATTTCAGAAACGATTAGAACGTGAATTGAAAAACGATTTCTTAAATGAAATGGAATCCTACCAAATCAACAAAGATCCAGGTGAGGATTCAATTATGGAAAGCCACCTTGAGTTTTACAGGACCTTTTTAAAACAGTACCTTTCTTCCCTGGGCATTGAAGCTGAATTTGAGGAAAACAATGAAAAACTGTTTCTTGTACTTAACAACTGCCCATGGATCCATGAATGTGAAAAAAATCATATATTCTGTTTAAACTGTCAGGCCATTGCTGAAACCATTTTAAAATGGATAAATCTGACAGGCACAGTTAAAAATAAGTCAAATATTGCAAATGGATCATCTAATTGTATATTCACATTTAACTTTTAA
- a CDS encoding indolepyruvate oxidoreductase subunit beta produces the protein MKPYSIYISGVGGQGIIKTSTVIGEAAMRSNIPVVMSEIHGMAQRGGVVSTELKIGDAYSPIIKEGTADLLLAFEPLEALRALPKLNRKTSVVVNTSPIYPSSLRQSDVPYPDVDVIMDELRSKTGEVFAMDAETIAKNAGHILSLNMVMLGGAAAVEGFPLSKKLILDSMRSNLPEKSIPINMKAFEEGFGICSKG, from the coding sequence ATGAAACCTTACAGTATTTATATTTCAGGCGTGGGTGGTCAGGGAATAATTAAAACCTCCACGGTAATTGGTGAAGCAGCAATGAGAAGTAACATCCCAGTTGTCATGAGTGAAATACACGGCATGGCTCAGAGGGGAGGTGTGGTGTCCACTGAACTCAAGATAGGTGATGCCTACAGTCCAATAATCAAGGAGGGAACAGCAGATTTATTACTGGCATTCGAGCCCCTTGAAGCTTTAAGAGCCCTTCCAAAGCTTAACAGAAAAACCAGTGTGGTTGTAAACACATCCCCAATCTACCCCTCCAGTTTAAGACAGAGTGATGTGCCCTACCCAGATGTTGATGTCATCATGGATGAACTCAGATCAAAAACAGGAGAAGTGTTTGCAATGGATGCAGAAACCATTGCAAAGAATGCTGGACACATACTGTCCCTTAACATGGTGATGCTCGGGGGTGCAGCAGCAGTTGAAGGATTTCCCTTGAGCAAAAAGTTGATACTTGATTCAATGAGGTCTAATCTGCCTGAAAAAAGCATACCAATCAATATGAAGGCATTTGAGGAAGGATTTGGGATTTGTTCTAAGGGGTAA
- the iorA gene encoding indolepyruvate ferredoxin oxidoreductase subunit alpha — protein MNIKEVLTGKENDKLFLLGNEAAVRGAIEAGVAVASTYPGTPSSEIGDVLSKIADEAGLYFEFSTNEKVALEVSAAAAASGLRSFTFMKHVGVNVAADSLMSAVYTGVNGGMVILSADDPSMFSSQNEQDNRHYSRLANMPMMEPSSPQELKDLMKDAYELSEEFQIPVLMRTTTRISHMRGVVELGERKEAPKKGFFKRDPKRFVPVPVTAREMHRELVGKMEKLGELSNTSPLNQIFDRDGRIGVVTSGSAFNYVMDAVNEENLPVNVLKLTLSNPFPEELLLKFMEGLECVLVVEEVDPIMEKDVLAVVGKHGLKVQVHGKLDDTMPMIYEYTPEIVLEGLRKVTGVDVNILELESTELSLPNRPPTLCPGCPHRAAYHSVRRAAKNLGIENIIHPTDIGCYTLGIDSPYDAADYLLSMGSSIGTSCGFSKATDQRIVSFIGDSTFFHAGIPPLINAVHNKNRFVLVILDNRTTAMTGGQPHPGLPVDGMGYEAPEVSIENLVRATGVGFLETINPLNIKKSQEALERALEYDGVAVVVSRYPCMLIKNRKRPRSDAIIHVKQDKCDRCSVCLEELACPAIYTSEDESVHIDPMLCRKCNVCVQICPERAIGAKK, from the coding sequence ATGAATATAAAAGAGGTTTTAACAGGAAAAGAGAACGATAAATTGTTCCTTTTAGGGAATGAGGCTGCTGTTCGTGGAGCAATTGAGGCAGGCGTTGCAGTTGCATCCACGTACCCTGGAACACCTTCATCAGAGATAGGTGATGTGCTCTCTAAAATAGCAGATGAAGCAGGACTGTACTTCGAATTTTCAACCAACGAAAAAGTTGCACTTGAAGTTTCTGCAGCAGCAGCAGCTTCCGGGTTAAGGTCATTTACCTTCATGAAGCATGTGGGAGTTAACGTTGCAGCAGACTCTCTTATGAGTGCAGTTTATACAGGTGTTAACGGGGGGATGGTGATACTGTCGGCAGATGATCCATCCATGTTCTCCTCACAGAACGAACAGGACAACAGGCACTACTCACGCCTTGCAAACATGCCCATGATGGAACCATCCAGTCCACAGGAACTCAAAGACCTCATGAAGGATGCTTATGAATTATCAGAGGAATTCCAGATACCCGTGCTCATGCGTACCACAACCAGAATATCCCACATGAGGGGGGTTGTGGAACTTGGAGAGAGGAAAGAAGCTCCAAAGAAGGGGTTTTTCAAACGTGACCCCAAACGATTCGTGCCGGTTCCAGTAACTGCAAGGGAGATGCACAGGGAACTCGTTGGAAAAATGGAAAAGTTAGGAGAGCTGAGCAACACCTCCCCATTAAACCAGATATTTGATAGGGATGGAAGGATCGGTGTGGTAACAAGTGGAAGTGCCTTCAACTACGTGATGGACGCTGTGAATGAGGAAAACCTGCCGGTGAATGTCCTCAAATTAACTCTTTCCAATCCATTCCCTGAAGAACTTCTACTGAAATTCATGGAAGGTCTTGAGTGTGTGCTGGTGGTTGAAGAGGTTGACCCAATCATGGAGAAGGACGTACTTGCAGTTGTGGGAAAACATGGCCTTAAGGTTCAGGTTCATGGAAAACTGGATGATACAATGCCTATGATCTACGAGTACACCCCTGAAATAGTGCTTGAAGGTTTGAGGAAGGTTACCGGAGTGGATGTGAATATCTTGGAATTGGAATCAACGGAACTATCACTACCAAACCGTCCACCTACCCTTTGCCCTGGATGTCCCCACCGTGCTGCCTATCATTCCGTTAGAAGAGCGGCAAAAAACCTTGGAATCGAAAACATCATCCACCCAACTGATATAGGCTGTTACACCCTTGGGATAGACTCTCCCTACGACGCAGCAGATTACCTTCTGTCCATGGGTTCCAGCATAGGAACAAGCTGTGGATTTTCAAAGGCAACAGATCAGAGGATAGTGAGCTTCATAGGAGATTCAACATTCTTCCATGCAGGAATACCACCACTCATAAATGCAGTTCACAACAAAAACCGCTTCGTACTGGTCATACTTGACAATAGAACCACAGCTATGACAGGAGGCCAACCACACCCTGGGTTGCCTGTTGATGGAATGGGATACGAGGCACCGGAAGTTTCAATCGAAAACCTGGTCCGGGCAACAGGAGTTGGATTTTTAGAAACCATAAATCCACTGAACATTAAAAAATCCCAGGAAGCCCTGGAAAGAGCACTGGAATACGATGGAGTGGCAGTGGTTGTGTCAAGGTACCCATGTATGCTCATCAAAAACAGGAAAAGACCAAGAAGTGATGCTATTATCCATGTTAAGCAGGATAAATGTGACAGATGCTCAGTTTGCCTTGAGGAACTTGCATGTCCTGCAATCTACACCAGTGAGGATGAATCAGTTCACATAGATCCAATGCTCTGCAGAAAATGCAATGTATGTGTGCAGATATGCCCTGAGAGGGCCATAGGTGCTAAAAAGTAG
- a CDS encoding M48 family metallopeptidase, which translates to MAKIRINDLDVEYEVIPRKVKYPRLEIKTGYLRVIVPEGYDGAGRLVEKHRKWIYNHLCMLEHSKHEARKRSLNLERTEEEFRSLVRELVGKFADQLKVDFKLVRFRKMKTRWGSCSSRGNININRYMIYLPEELVEYVVFHEVAHLVEMGHNKRFWGIVSSEFGDYSEFEDELSIYWILIKEKFITPFEN; encoded by the coding sequence ATGGCAAAAATCAGGATAAATGATCTGGACGTGGAATATGAAGTGATCCCACGGAAGGTCAAATATCCACGTTTAGAGATTAAAACAGGTTATCTTAGAGTCATAGTTCCAGAGGGTTACGATGGGGCAGGTAGACTTGTTGAGAAACATAGAAAGTGGATATACAACCATCTTTGCATGCTGGAACATTCAAAGCATGAAGCAAGAAAACGCAGTTTGAACCTTGAAAGAACTGAGGAGGAGTTCAGAAGCCTTGTTAGGGAGTTGGTTGGGAAATTTGCAGACCAGTTGAAGGTTGATTTTAAGCTTGTACGTTTCAGGAAGATGAAAACACGGTGGGGCAGCTGCAGTTCCCGTGGTAACATCAACATCAACCGTTATATGATATATCTTCCTGAAGAACTTGTTGAATACGTTGTTTTTCATGAAGTTGCACACTTGGTTGAGATGGGACACAACAAAAGATTCTGGGGCATTGTGTCCAGTGAATTTGGAGATTACAGTGAGTTCGAGGATGAGCTTTCAATCTACTGGATACTGATAAAAGAGAAATTCATTACACCCTTTGAAAACTAA
- the tfrB gene encoding fumarate reductase (CoM/CoB) subunit TfrB: MIRIKVLRYDPEKDSEAHFETYEVLKKDKMKVLDALNYINETHNADLAYRYSCRAGQCGSCAIKVNGEVALACKSEIEDGDVLEPIDLPVLKDLVVDRTALDEKTWKMGLFLEGGCEISECPKVMDPSEYADTKKIRSCIECYSCISACPVVKETKEFAGPYFMRYISKFALDPRDCGERAAEGIEEGLYCCTSCSKCVEVCPKEINTFGGAIEKLREIAYGEGKGPLPAHREIWKSIKSTGRSVEPLGKGKFAEGFIKAASTERKSESTEESENPRVAVFTGCMVDYKLPEIGEALLKVLEKHGIHAEVPGTQICCGSPLIRTGQTDIIEDIVKQNYEALKDYDTIITVCAGCGSTLKNDYPRYGAKLNVKDISEVLVDKLNTEDMKPMDMKVTYHDPCHLARGQGIREEPRSILRRIKGVEFVEMEAPNQCCGAGGGVRSGKPEIAAGLGKKKAHMVEDVAADAVVTICPFCEYNIRDSLEAEGLGNIEVLNLLKLLEKAYGLDEEEN, translated from the coding sequence ATGATAAGAATTAAAGTTCTAAGATACGATCCTGAAAAGGATAGCGAAGCCCATTTTGAAACCTATGAGGTCCTTAAAAAGGATAAAATGAAGGTTTTGGATGCTCTGAATTACATAAATGAAACCCACAATGCAGATCTTGCCTATAGATATTCCTGTCGTGCAGGGCAGTGTGGTTCATGTGCAATCAAGGTGAACGGAGAGGTTGCACTTGCATGTAAATCTGAAATAGAAGATGGAGACGTTCTGGAACCCATAGACCTTCCAGTTTTGAAGGATCTGGTTGTTGACAGAACAGCTCTGGATGAGAAGACCTGGAAAATGGGACTTTTCCTTGAAGGTGGATGTGAAATCTCTGAATGCCCAAAGGTTATGGATCCCAGTGAGTATGCAGATACCAAAAAGATAAGAAGCTGCATAGAATGTTACTCATGTATTTCAGCATGTCCAGTTGTTAAAGAAACCAAGGAATTTGCAGGGCCATACTTCATGCGTTACATCTCAAAATTTGCCCTTGATCCACGTGACTGTGGAGAACGTGCAGCTGAAGGAATTGAAGAGGGTCTTTACTGCTGCACATCCTGTTCCAAGTGTGTTGAGGTTTGTCCAAAGGAGATAAACACCTTCGGAGGGGCCATTGAAAAGTTAAGGGAAATAGCCTACGGGGAAGGTAAAGGACCCCTTCCAGCCCACAGGGAAATCTGGAAGTCCATAAAAAGTACTGGAAGGTCAGTTGAACCATTGGGCAAGGGTAAATTTGCAGAGGGATTCATAAAAGCTGCTTCAACCGAAAGAAAATCGGAAAGTACTGAAGAATCTGAAAACCCCCGGGTTGCTGTTTTCACAGGATGTATGGTGGATTATAAGCTTCCTGAAATTGGAGAAGCACTTTTAAAGGTTCTTGAAAAGCATGGAATTCATGCAGAGGTTCCAGGAACCCAGATATGCTGTGGTTCACCACTGATAAGAACCGGACAGACAGATATAATCGAGGATATTGTAAAACAGAATTATGAAGCCCTTAAAGACTACGACACCATCATAACTGTCTGTGCAGGATGTGGTTCCACCCTTAAAAACGATTATCCGCGCTACGGTGCCAAACTCAACGTCAAGGATATAAGCGAGGTTCTGGTTGACAAACTCAACACTGAGGATATGAAGCCCATGGATATGAAGGTCACCTACCACGACCCATGCCACCTTGCAAGGGGTCAGGGGATAAGGGAAGAACCCAGATCCATACTCCGCAGGATCAAAGGTGTGGAATTCGTGGAGATGGAAGCTCCAAACCAGTGCTGTGGTGCAGGTGGTGGAGTGCGCTCTGGAAAACCTGAGATAGCAGCAGGGCTGGGTAAGAAAAAGGCTCATATGGTTGAAGACGTTGCAGCTGATGCTGTGGTTACAATATGTCCCTTCTGCGAGTACAACATACGGGATTCACTTGAAGCAGAGGGTCTTGGAAACATAGAAGTTCTAAACCTTTTAAAACTCCTGGAAAAGGCTTACGGGTTGGACGAAGAAGAAAATTAA
- a CDS encoding RNA methyltransferase yields the protein MIYVVFVEPETPGNIGFLARTMKNFGLSDMVLINPCQLENESYYQAMHAREVVRNAKVYNSIPEFLEAEKIDFTVGTTGEAGGSYNLPRIAVTPDKFAENLNLTGKMALLFGREGNGLSNDEIELCDVIVTIPTHEDYPIMNITHAAAIVLYEIFKKKKSYPREELEEASKVEKDGLIGTMDDIVEKLGYPEHKSKNASLVFRRIIGRAFISGREAHTLKGTLRRINERLLEK from the coding sequence ATGATATACGTGGTTTTTGTGGAGCCAGAAACTCCTGGAAACATAGGTTTTCTTGCACGTACCATGAAGAACTTCGGACTTTCCGATATGGTACTAATAAATCCCTGCCAACTGGAAAATGAGTCGTACTACCAGGCCATGCATGCAAGGGAGGTTGTGAGAAACGCGAAAGTTTACAATTCCATTCCAGAGTTCCTTGAAGCTGAGAAAATAGATTTCACAGTTGGAACAACTGGAGAAGCTGGAGGAAGCTACAACTTGCCTAGGATAGCTGTAACACCCGATAAATTTGCAGAAAATCTTAACTTGACCGGAAAAATGGCACTTCTCTTTGGAAGAGAGGGTAATGGACTCTCTAACGATGAGATAGAACTCTGTGATGTTATCGTTACCATTCCAACCCATGAGGATTACCCTATAATGAACATAACCCATGCAGCTGCAATCGTGCTCTACGAGATATTCAAAAAGAAGAAGAGTTACCCTCGTGAGGAACTTGAAGAGGCTTCCAAGGTTGAGAAGGACGGACTCATCGGAACCATGGATGATATCGTTGAAAAACTCGGATATCCCGAACATAAAAGTAAAAATGCATCCCTTGTATTTCGCAGAATCATTGGAAGGGCTTTCATTTCGGGAAGGGAAGCACATACATTGAAAGGCACCCTTCGAAGGATAAATGAGAGATTGTTGGAAAAGTAG
- a CDS encoding DUF1512 family protein — protein sequence MLFGISPIDIIGFVIFFILILILPSFLRMRAMSSISNFTVEVEGMVEESKNVLIKLCSEKGNPKGDPKAALDNFLEFFVIQPAELDPNGIVRKFEKILDLSEDRFSHMSKTLAPEADAEWTSNIVMTLKATLGINGVAKMVRHNLELAKKTGNIQILLMLQMSLPMIMRVVKAQYEGMHAFSEGKAVGDGIGPIVAGTLMKDVEKPDIHEVGEMVVGKTHFQGRELIIARANGPGARVGKVGKVVTSIIHEKNIKRLLTIDAAVKLEGEKTGTVAEGVGVVIGGPGVDKWMIEEELVKSDLQTDAVIIKMSPEEAISPMTKEILESSRKAVSVVEHAIMESPEGSSVLVVGVGNSCGVPVKVEDLDNINIKEDKEESKNKKEGRKWPF from the coding sequence ATGCTCTTCGGCATCAGCCCAATTGATATCATTGGATTTGTAATCTTCTTCATCCTGATACTCATACTCCCTTCCTTTTTGAGGATGCGTGCAATGTCAAGCATCTCCAATTTCACTGTTGAAGTTGAGGGAATGGTTGAAGAATCCAAAAATGTTCTTATCAAGCTCTGCAGTGAAAAGGGAAATCCAAAAGGGGATCCAAAGGCAGCACTGGACAATTTTCTTGAATTTTTTGTCATCCAACCTGCTGAGCTTGATCCAAACGGTATCGTGAGGAAGTTCGAGAAGATACTCGATCTCAGTGAGGACAGGTTCAGTCACATGTCGAAGACACTGGCACCTGAAGCTGATGCTGAATGGACTTCAAACATCGTGATGACCCTTAAGGCAACCCTTGGTATCAATGGAGTTGCCAAGATGGTTCGTCACAATCTGGAACTTGCAAAGAAAACAGGTAACATCCAGATACTCTTGATGCTCCAGATGAGCCTTCCAATGATAATGAGAGTTGTTAAAGCCCAGTATGAAGGAATGCATGCTTTTTCAGAGGGCAAAGCAGTTGGAGATGGGATTGGACCCATTGTTGCAGGAACACTCATGAAGGATGTGGAAAAACCCGATATCCATGAAGTTGGGGAAATGGTTGTTGGTAAAACGCATTTCCAGGGACGTGAACTCATCATAGCACGTGCAAATGGTCCTGGTGCAAGGGTTGGGAAAGTTGGTAAGGTTGTAACTTCCATCATCCATGAAAAGAATATCAAAAGACTTTTAACCATTGACGCTGCAGTTAAACTCGAAGGAGAAAAGACAGGAACTGTTGCAGAGGGAGTAGGTGTTGTTATTGGAGGTCCTGGTGTTGATAAATGGATGATCGAGGAAGAACTCGTTAAATCAGACCTTCAAACTGATGCGGTTATCATCAAGATGAGCCCTGAAGAGGCAATATCCCCCATGACCAAGGAAATCCTTGAATCTTCTAGGAAAGCTGTTTCAGTGGTTGAACATGCCATAATGGAATCTCCTGAGGGTTCAAGTGTTCTGGTTGTAGGTGTTGGTAACAGCTGTGGAGTACCAGTTAAGGTTGAAGACCTGGACAACATTAATATCAAAGAAGATAAAGAAGAAAGTAAAAATAAAAAAGAGGGCAGGAAATGGCCATTTTAA
- the dcd gene encoding dCTP deaminase: MAILSDRDIKKCLKTGEILIEPLENPERQIQPSSVDLRIGNEFKGFRIIRKPCIDPMDKTDMDSYMESFYINDGEPFIIHPGEFALATTYETVKLPDNLVARVEGRSSMGRLGITMHVTAGYIDPGFHGRITLEISNIGKMPVALYTGQRVCQIVFETMTSPSEKPYGHPDRDSKYMGQKRPETSKIKHDYEIVNRSRS, encoded by the coding sequence ATGGCCATTTTAAGTGACAGAGACATAAAAAAATGCTTGAAAACAGGTGAAATTCTTATAGAACCGCTGGAAAATCCTGAAAGACAGATACAACCATCTTCAGTTGACCTCAGGATTGGGAATGAATTTAAAGGCTTCAGAATAATAAGGAAGCCATGTATAGATCCAATGGATAAAACAGACATGGATTCATACATGGAATCATTTTACATAAATGATGGTGAGCCATTCATAATTCACCCAGGAGAGTTTGCACTTGCAACCACCTATGAAACTGTTAAACTTCCAGATAACCTTGTTGCAAGGGTTGAGGGACGTTCATCAATGGGAAGATTGGGTATAACAATGCATGTTACAGCAGGATACATAGATCCAGGTTTTCATGGTAGGATAACACTTGAAATATCCAACATAGGTAAGATGCCAGTTGCCCTTTACACAGGCCAGAGGGTCTGTCAGATCGTGTTTGAAACAATGACATCACCTTCAGAAAAGCCATACGGACACCCAGACCGTGACAGTAAATACATGGGGCAAAAACGTCCAGAAACAAGTAAGATCAAGCATGACTACGAGATCGTGAACAGATCCAGGTCCTGA
- the glyS gene encoding glycine--tRNA ligase codes for MTDNDVMNIAKKRGFIWSSFEIYSGVAGFFDYGPLGAILKNNIINKWRSYYVVREGFYEIESPTIMPEEALKASGHVDHFTDPMTECKDCMEVYRADHVIEDAIDKDVEGLENQRLTEIISENQIPCPKCGGHLSHVWSYNLMFQTLIGAKGKKTGYMRPETAQGIFIPFKRLLRFFRGKLPFGVVQVGKAYRNEISPRQGVIRLREFTQAEAEIFVNPSDKRHRRFNEVADQELTLYSAKNQMDGEDPVKVAAGEAVETGLVSSQMHAYQLCLAERFLSELGIPDDVMRFRQHLPTEMAHYAIDCWDVEVHTDRFGWVEIIGIADRTDFDLKSHSRYSNEDMSVFIEYDEPKTIKKVVAKPDMKKFGPLFKGDSPKIKAVLDETDATIIKNAFEADGTFKVEVEGKEYELTEDLVSFQEKDETIRGEKIVPHVIEPSFGIDRILYSVLLHSFTEDEERAYLKLPEDIAPVSVSVFPLVNKDELVETAYKISDDLRVKGIISEYDASGTIGRRYARSDEVGVPFAVTVDHETLEDNKVTIRNRDSLEQVRVPLEDVYNVLSDLLNKKINFKDLKSKG; via the coding sequence ATGACTGATAACGATGTTATGAATATCGCCAAGAAAAGGGGATTTATATGGTCCTCCTTTGAGATATACTCAGGAGTTGCAGGTTTCTTTGATTACGGCCCACTGGGCGCCATACTTAAAAACAACATAATAAATAAGTGGAGAAGTTACTACGTGGTCAGGGAAGGATTTTATGAAATAGAATCCCCAACCATCATGCCAGAAGAAGCCCTGAAAGCATCAGGACATGTTGACCACTTCACAGACCCAATGACCGAATGTAAAGATTGTATGGAAGTTTACAGGGCAGACCACGTCATAGAGGATGCAATAGACAAGGACGTTGAGGGTCTTGAAAACCAGAGGCTCACAGAGATAATCTCAGAAAACCAGATACCATGCCCCAAATGTGGAGGCCACCTCAGCCACGTCTGGAGCTACAACCTCATGTTCCAGACTCTTATCGGCGCTAAGGGGAAAAAAACAGGTTACATGAGGCCTGAAACTGCACAGGGAATTTTCATACCCTTCAAGAGGCTTCTGAGATTTTTCAGAGGAAAACTTCCATTCGGTGTTGTTCAGGTTGGTAAAGCCTACAGAAATGAGATCTCACCTCGTCAGGGAGTTATAAGGCTCAGGGAGTTCACACAGGCTGAAGCTGAAATCTTCGTCAACCCCTCTGATAAGAGGCACCGCAGATTCAATGAGGTTGCAGACCAGGAACTCACCCTTTACTCAGCAAAGAATCAGATGGATGGGGAGGACCCCGTCAAGGTAGCTGCAGGAGAGGCTGTTGAAACGGGTCTTGTGTCCAGTCAGATGCATGCTTACCAGCTGTGCCTTGCTGAAAGGTTCCTATCTGAACTTGGAATTCCAGATGATGTTATGAGGTTCAGGCAGCACCTTCCAACTGAGATGGCCCACTACGCAATTGACTGCTGGGATGTTGAGGTTCACACAGACAGATTCGGCTGGGTTGAAATAATAGGAATAGCTGACAGAACAGATTTCGACCTTAAATCCCACAGCAGGTACAGTAATGAGGATATGAGTGTTTTCATTGAATACGATGAACCCAAAACCATTAAAAAGGTTGTTGCAAAGCCTGATATGAAGAAGTTCGGACCGCTCTTCAAGGGAGATTCCCCCAAGATCAAGGCAGTTCTGGATGAAACAGATGCAACCATCATCAAAAATGCATTTGAAGCTGATGGAACCTTCAAAGTGGAGGTTGAAGGAAAGGAGTATGAGTTAACAGAGGATCTTGTGAGTTTCCAGGAAAAGGATGAAACCATAAGGGGAGAAAAGATAGTTCCACACGTCATAGAACCATCCTTCGGTATAGACCGGATACTTTACTCAGTACTTCTGCACTCATTCACAGAGGATGAAGAAAGGGCTTATCTGAAGCTTCCAGAGGACATCGCACCTGTGAGTGTCAGTGTCTTCCCTCTTGTGAACAAGGATGAACTGGTTGAAACAGCTTACAAAATAAGCGATGATCTGCGCGTGAAGGGCATAATCTCAGAGTACGATGCTTCAGGTACCATTGGAAGAAGGTACGCAAGATCAGACGAGGTTGGTGTTCCATTTGCAGTTACAGTGGATCATGAAACCCTTGAAGACAATAAAGTTACAATCAGAAACAGGGACAGTCTTGAGCAGGTCAGAGTACCACTTGAAGATGTTTACAATGTGTTAAGTGACCTCTTAAACAAGAAGATCAATTTCAAGGATTTAAAATCAAAAGGATGA
- a CDS encoding helix-turn-helix transcriptional regulator, giving the protein MTLNNVLDIYDDVKDDLKFLSMSVVRTKIMLSLNEGDCKLNDLKKGLDLDSSAIKHVLNDLEERNFVFKNGDVYSLSEKGIIICTKLAELIKTLSVVKKNEKFWLKHDITSIPPEFLLRLGELERSCLVESELTDILKTFENFKELLHKSEVIKGVSPIFKPEFIEEFKTLLENDVYVELILTNKIMSKTMRSIDAGTLIKLGKLFLQNKLKIWKIKEEEVNVAFTVTDTTLSLGLFSTNGEYDLSRDLVSDDPKAIQWGNDLFDYYKGKAELFKIGL; this is encoded by the coding sequence ATGACTTTAAACAATGTTTTGGATATTTATGATGATGTAAAAGATGATCTTAAGTTTTTATCGATGTCAGTTGTTCGTACAAAGATCATGTTAAGTTTAAACGAGGGAGATTGTAAATTAAATGATTTAAAGAAAGGTCTTGATTTAGATTCCTCTGCAATTAAGCATGTTCTGAATGACCTTGAAGAACGGAACTTCGTATTTAAAAATGGTGATGTGTACTCCCTTTCAGAGAAGGGGATTATCATATGCACTAAACTTGCTGAACTCATAAAAACTCTTTCTGTTGTAAAAAAAAATGAAAAATTCTGGTTAAAACATGATATAACTTCAATTCCGCCTGAATTTCTATTGAGGCTTGGGGAACTGGAGCGTTCATGCCTTGTGGAATCTGAACTCACAGACATATTAAAAACATTTGAAAATTTTAAAGAACTCCTTCATAAATCAGAGGTAATAAAGGGTGTATCTCCAATTTTCAAGCCAGAATTTATAGAGGAATTTAAGACTCTACTTGAAAATGATGTTTACGTGGAATTGATACTTACGAATAAGATAATGAGCAAAACCATGAGAAGTATTGATGCAGGGACCCTTATAAAGCTTGGAAAACTCTTTTTACAGAACAAACTTAAAATATGGAAGATAAAGGAAGAAGAGGTCAATGTTGCATTTACAGTAACGGATACCACCCTATCTTTGGGTCTCTTTTCGACCAATGGAGAATATGATCTTTCAAGGGACCTTGTTAGTGATGATCCAAAAGCTATTCAATGGGGAAACGATCTCTTTGATTACTACAAGGGCAAAGCTGAACTTTTCAAGATTGGACTTTAA